The following coding sequences lie in one Haladaptatus sp. DJG-WS-42 genomic window:
- a CDS encoding PPC domain-containing DNA-binding protein encodes MHYREVSTAREFVTRFETGADWREELESLADAEGIDAAFFFGLGAVQDAEVWFYDQTDTEYYPVEFDEPLEVAACVGNISWLGDERFAHTHAVLSRADGETLAGHLNAGTVFAGEVYVKTFEAPLERAFDDTTELDLWPL; translated from the coding sequence ATGCACTATCGGGAAGTCTCCACCGCTCGCGAGTTCGTCACTCGCTTTGAGACCGGTGCCGACTGGCGCGAAGAGCTCGAATCGCTCGCCGACGCCGAAGGCATCGACGCAGCGTTCTTTTTCGGACTCGGTGCGGTGCAGGACGCAGAGGTCTGGTTCTACGACCAGACCGACACGGAGTACTATCCCGTCGAATTCGACGAACCGCTCGAAGTTGCCGCATGCGTGGGTAACATCTCGTGGCTCGGCGACGAGCGCTTCGCCCACACCCACGCCGTCCTCTCGCGGGCGGACGGCGAAACCCTCGCTGGCCACCTGAATGCAGGCACCGTGTTCGCCGGTGAGGTGTACGTGAAAACCTTCGAAGCACCACTCGAACGTGCCTTCGACGACACCACCGAACTCGACCTCTGGCCGCTATGA
- a CDS encoding ABC transporter substrate-binding protein, which yields MTDSNSLNRRRFLQATGAAATAMALAGCTGGGGDEETTSDGETTDGGDTTTTEEMEAQTGGTLNLINSTMTTLDPIKATDTASGRVIRQLFDNLMIYPNGETAVVQSLAEDYTTNDDFTQYTFTLKDATYHDGTQVTAADFVYSWERLAASENSRRTYFILDSLGMVHETDSDDAYVPGSISAEATSDTELTFDLEQAFASTLAMLAYTSFACIPEGIVGDIEGYDGEMEHSEFATSNPIGCGPFKFGNWDQGSNASVTRYEDYHGEKAYLDSVNWEIIEDDNAAYEWSMDKKSDFLSIPTPQYDPSLVSVDNTDDLGRDIGTYGPVRNGETVNYVRVPEISTFYFGFNTASVPKPVRQAVAYVTNQKEFAEQVFKSRVAPAYHLTPPLIYPGAGNAYNSHAEESYPYGYNQADVQGAQQVMEEAGYGEDNRYSLTFTHYTSETWSQIAEILQGRLGAAYIDLEIEQAEFAAMLERGRNGNLEAYTLGWIADWPGADNFLQLIYPPRTDTSQEGPLSYTNWSGTEASNRAEEAFQRVLDNRAPTEEAEQIRNEAYVEMEEANWDDVVFVNTFHNLRERFYYNNVHVPVFGGMGTSRQMLNRTWKEQ from the coding sequence ATGACAGACAGTAACAGCCTCAACCGACGTCGCTTCCTGCAAGCGACGGGTGCAGCTGCGACCGCGATGGCACTTGCCGGATGTACCGGCGGTGGCGGTGACGAAGAGACGACGTCCGACGGTGAGACCACCGACGGCGGTGACACGACGACGACGGAGGAGATGGAGGCACAGACGGGCGGAACTCTCAACCTCATCAACTCCACGATGACGACGCTCGACCCAATCAAGGCCACGGACACGGCCTCGGGTCGCGTCATTCGTCAGCTCTTCGACAACCTCATGATCTACCCGAACGGGGAGACTGCGGTTGTTCAGAGCCTCGCAGAAGACTATACCACGAACGACGACTTCACGCAGTATACGTTCACGCTCAAAGACGCCACGTACCACGACGGGACGCAGGTCACCGCGGCTGACTTCGTCTACTCCTGGGAGCGCCTCGCGGCCTCCGAGAACTCGCGTCGTACCTACTTCATTCTCGACTCGCTCGGCATGGTACACGAGACCGATTCCGACGACGCCTACGTCCCAGGCTCGATTTCGGCGGAAGCGACGAGCGACACCGAACTCACCTTCGATCTCGAACAGGCATTCGCGTCCACTCTCGCGATGCTCGCCTACACCTCCTTCGCCTGCATTCCAGAAGGTATCGTTGGCGACATCGAGGGCTACGACGGCGAGATGGAACACAGCGAGTTCGCAACGAGCAACCCAATCGGCTGTGGACCGTTCAAGTTCGGCAACTGGGACCAGGGTTCGAACGCCTCGGTCACCCGCTACGAGGACTACCACGGCGAGAAAGCCTACCTCGACAGCGTCAACTGGGAAATCATCGAAGACGACAACGCCGCGTACGAGTGGTCGATGGACAAGAAGTCCGACTTCCTCTCGATCCCAACGCCACAGTACGACCCGAGCCTCGTCTCCGTTGACAACACCGACGATCTCGGCCGCGACATCGGTACCTACGGCCCCGTCCGCAACGGCGAGACGGTCAACTACGTCCGCGTTCCAGAGATTTCGACCTTCTACTTCGGCTTCAACACGGCAAGCGTGCCAAAGCCAGTCCGTCAGGCAGTCGCCTACGTGACCAACCAGAAGGAGTTCGCAGAACAGGTGTTCAAGAGCCGCGTCGCACCGGCGTACCACCTCACGCCACCGCTCATCTACCCAGGCGCAGGGAACGCGTACAACTCCCACGCAGAAGAGAGCTACCCGTACGGCTACAACCAAGCCGACGTGCAGGGCGCACAGCAGGTCATGGAAGAGGCTGGCTACGGCGAGGACAACCGCTACAGCCTGACCTTCACCCACTACACCTCCGAGACGTGGAGCCAGATCGCAGAGATCCTCCAGGGTCGTCTTGGCGCAGCCTACATCGACCTCGAAATCGAGCAGGCAGAGTTCGCCGCAATGCTCGAACGCGGTCGCAATGGTAACTTAGAAGCTTACACCCTCGGCTGGATCGCTGACTGGCCAGGTGCAGACAACTTCCTGCAGCTCATCTACCCACCGCGCACGGACACCTCCCAAGAAGGCCCACTCTCCTACACGAACTGGAGTGGCACCGAAGCGTCCAACCGCGCAGAGGAAGCCTTCCAGCGCGTTCTCGACAACCGCGCCCCAACGGAAGAAGCAGAGCAAATCCGCAACGAAGCGTACGTCGAGATGGAAGAGGCAAACTGGGATGACGTCGTGTTCGTCAACACGTTCCACAACCTCCGCGAGCGCTTCTACTACAACAACGTTCACGTGCCAGTGTTCGGTGGCATGGGGACCTCGCGTCAGATGCTTAACCGCACCTGGAAAGAGCAGTAA
- a CDS encoding ABC transporter permease, which produces MSRWSYFLRRVLLAIPILVFSTSITFLIIRVGPVDPVASILGPTGSAEAYHEIAVRLGLETVSGEPVPIWEQYFQFLWDLFTFNLGQSWVISPDTTVYEVIATRAPRTIWLGFWSVLIAIFIGIPLGFYAGLHPNTWSDYVASFGGIVWRAMPNFWLAVILVSLLTQSQKVLFGFNWSAWIVETNIIRSPELTNLSDPNRLLAAVKQILPAALVLGSSSMGNEMRIGRTAVLETINSNYVETARAKGLPRRAIVWKHVFRNALIPLVPIITGEAFLLIGGSVLVETVFAINGIGKLFFDATVQGDLPLVGSLMYIFILLTLSVNILQDFLYTVIDPRVGYDNN; this is translated from the coding sequence GTGAGTCGCTGGAGCTACTTCCTCCGACGGGTACTGCTCGCGATTCCGATCCTCGTGTTCTCGACCTCCATCACCTTCCTGATTATCCGGGTAGGGCCGGTCGACCCAGTCGCGTCGATTCTCGGGCCGACAGGATCTGCAGAAGCATACCACGAGATTGCCGTCCGCCTCGGCCTCGAAACAGTAAGTGGTGAGCCGGTTCCCATCTGGGAGCAATACTTCCAGTTCCTCTGGGACCTGTTTACCTTCAACCTCGGACAGTCCTGGGTTATCAGCCCTGACACCACCGTCTACGAGGTCATTGCCACCCGTGCACCACGCACCATCTGGCTTGGCTTCTGGTCTGTCCTGATTGCCATTTTCATTGGCATCCCACTCGGCTTCTACGCCGGGCTGCACCCCAACACGTGGAGCGACTACGTCGCTTCGTTCGGGGGGATTGTCTGGCGAGCGATGCCGAACTTCTGGCTTGCCGTGATTCTGGTGAGCCTCCTCACCCAGTCACAGAAAGTCCTGTTCGGCTTCAACTGGAGTGCGTGGATCGTCGAAACGAACATCATCCGCTCTCCTGAGCTCACGAACCTCTCTGACCCGAACCGACTGCTCGCGGCGGTCAAGCAGATTCTGCCCGCTGCCCTGGTTCTCGGGTCGTCCTCGATGGGTAACGAGATGCGTATTGGCCGAACAGCGGTGTTAGAGACCATCAACTCGAACTACGTCGAGACCGCTCGCGCGAAGGGACTGCCCCGCCGCGCGATCGTCTGGAAGCACGTGTTCAGAAACGCGCTCATCCCGCTCGTCCCCATCATCACGGGTGAGGCGTTCTTGCTCATCGGTGGTTCCGTGCTCGTCGAAACCGTCTTCGCCATCAACGGAATTGGCAAGCTGTTTTTCGACGCAACCGTTCAAGGCGACCTCCCACTCGTGGGGTCGCTCATGTACATCTTCATCCTGCTCACGCTCTCCGTGAACATCCTGCAGGACTTCCTGTACACCGTCATCGACCCACGAGTCGGCTACGATAACAACTAA
- a CDS encoding ABC transporter permease encodes MSQNSVTEDVPLLQRIRENPRPALIWGGIMALLFMLEFGAVATTILGFISSVIAAIPGDTGASLAAAFKDAAASAAQIPTLTSRELIPNQGYQESANGPWVNTFLGLEPKWAWLIRVLLTYTYAFTFLAWVLVGYKVFRDNYRYADWTPRDDVVRRMKNHRWGQFGFTIVFLFVIMAVFAPTLGPTTFDENIDRPYENQFKYFNEDTQSVQESFVGDANLMTASRGAGSTNIQPWQYDEYGRFHPFGTMPTPGQDLFTFMVHGARVSLFIGLVSISLSTFLAAGFGLLTAYYKGLVDLATVVASDSIMSLPQLLILILLSVVFSDHWLSSIYNGGLLIALIFAGTGWPFLWRAIRGPAFQVSEQEWVDAARSYGQRSTVTMKKHMLPYILGYLLIYGSMTLGGIIIGTSALSFLGLGISPPTPEWGSAISAGQNYVTTDAWHVSLIPGLLIVLVVTAFNALGDGIRDSLDPKSGVGDDTGGEAAAAAGGGGG; translated from the coding sequence ATGAGCCAAAACAGTGTAACAGAAGACGTACCGCTTCTCCAGCGTATCAGGGAGAACCCGCGTCCTGCGCTCATCTGGGGTGGCATCATGGCACTCTTGTTCATGCTCGAGTTCGGGGCGGTTGCGACGACCATCCTTGGCTTCATCTCGTCGGTGATTGCCGCGATTCCGGGCGACACCGGCGCGTCACTCGCCGCCGCGTTCAAAGACGCCGCGGCGAGTGCGGCACAGATTCCGACGCTCACCTCACGGGAACTCATCCCGAACCAGGGCTATCAGGAATCGGCAAACGGCCCGTGGGTGAACACCTTCCTTGGGCTCGAACCGAAGTGGGCGTGGCTCATCCGCGTGCTGCTCACCTACACCTACGCCTTCACGTTCCTCGCGTGGGTGCTCGTGGGCTACAAGGTGTTCCGCGACAACTACCGCTACGCAGACTGGACGCCACGCGACGACGTGGTGCGCCGAATGAAAAACCACCGCTGGGGTCAGTTCGGCTTCACCATCGTGTTCCTCTTCGTGATTATGGCGGTGTTCGCGCCGACGCTTGGACCAACCACGTTCGACGAGAACATCGACCGACCGTACGAAAACCAGTTCAAGTACTTCAACGAGGACACCCAGTCCGTCCAAGAATCGTTCGTCGGTGACGCGAACCTGATGACTGCCTCACGCGGGGCAGGAAGTACGAACATCCAGCCGTGGCAGTACGACGAGTACGGCCGGTTCCATCCGTTTGGCACCATGCCAACACCCGGACAAGACTTGTTTACCTTCATGGTACATGGGGCACGGGTGTCGCTGTTCATCGGCCTCGTCTCCATCAGCCTGAGTACGTTCCTCGCGGCCGGCTTTGGCCTGCTCACGGCGTACTACAAGGGGCTGGTTGACCTCGCAACGGTTGTGGCGAGTGACTCCATCATGAGCCTGCCACAACTGCTCATCCTCATCTTGCTCTCAGTGGTGTTCTCAGACCACTGGCTGTCAAGCATCTACAACGGGGGCTTGCTGATTGCGCTCATCTTCGCCGGGACGGGCTGGCCGTTCCTCTGGCGCGCCATCCGCGGGCCTGCGTTCCAGGTCTCAGAGCAAGAGTGGGTTGACGCCGCCCGCAGCTACGGGCAGCGCTCGACCGTGACGATGAAAAAACACATGCTGCCGTACATCCTCGGCTACCTGCTCATCTACGGCTCGATGACGCTCGGTGGCATCATCATCGGCACCTCCGCGCTGTCGTTCCTCGGCCTTGGCATCTCGCCGCCAACGCCCGAATGGGGCAGCGCCATCAGCGCCGGACAGAACTACGTGACCACCGACGCATGGCACGTTTCGCTCATCCCCGGCCTGCTCATCGTGCTCGTCGTGACGGCGTTCAACGCGCTCGGCGACGGCATCCGCGACTCGCTCGACCCAAAGAGTGGTGTTGGTGACGACACTGGCGGTGAGGCTGCTGCTGCCGCCGGAGGTGGTGGTGGATGA
- a CDS encoding ABC transporter ATP-binding protein yields MSSMDELEQSQQRETGEPVLDVSSLRTAFFTDKEVIRAVDGISFDIREGETVGIVGESGSGKSVTARSIMGIVDSPGRILDGSSIRFKGEELVGKSEAEYRKIRGPGISMIFQDPLTSLNPVYTVGNQIKEVLRLHRGLRGHEATEEAVRLLEAVSIPDARRRVDEYPHQFSGGMRQRAVIAMALASKPELIIADEPTTALDVTIQAQILELLEEIQEERGLSIMFITHDMGVIAEIADRVNVMYAGEIIESAPVEELFGDPKHPYTEGLLESIPGRHPGEDRLRTIKGEVPTPNEPATYCRFAPRCPKAFDECNSVHPVSVPIHESADNHTAACLLYPEDGTREDAVETHRARSGEYEQ; encoded by the coding sequence ATGAGTTCGATGGACGAACTCGAACAGAGCCAGCAACGAGAGACGGGCGAACCCGTCCTCGACGTGAGCAGTCTGCGAACGGCCTTCTTCACTGACAAGGAGGTCATCCGCGCGGTCGACGGCATCAGCTTCGACATCCGCGAAGGCGAAACCGTCGGCATCGTCGGCGAGTCCGGATCCGGGAAGTCGGTGACCGCCCGCTCGATTATGGGCATCGTCGACTCACCCGGCCGAATCCTCGATGGCTCGTCGATTCGCTTCAAGGGCGAAGAGCTGGTCGGGAAATCGGAAGCTGAGTACCGCAAGATTCGCGGACCCGGCATCTCGATGATTTTCCAAGACCCGCTCACCTCGCTCAACCCGGTGTACACCGTCGGGAACCAGATTAAGGAAGTGCTCCGCCTGCACCGCGGGCTGCGCGGTCACGAGGCGACCGAAGAAGCCGTCCGCCTGCTCGAAGCCGTGAGCATCCCGGACGCTCGGCGTCGCGTTGACGAGTACCCTCACCAGTTCTCCGGTGGGATGCGCCAGCGCGCCGTCATCGCGATGGCACTGGCGAGTAAGCCAGAACTCATCATCGCAGACGAGCCAACGACGGCACTCGACGTGACGATTCAGGCCCAGATTCTCGAACTCTTAGAGGAGATTCAAGAAGAACGCGGCCTCTCGATCATGTTCATCACCCACGACATGGGTGTCATCGCGGAGATTGCAGATCGCGTGAACGTGATGTACGCGGGCGAGATTATCGAGTCCGCACCGGTCGAAGAGCTGTTTGGCGACCCCAAGCACCCGTACACGGAGGGGCTGCTCGAAAGTATTCCCGGCCGCCATCCGGGCGAAGACCGGCTTCGCACCATCAAAGGCGAGGTGCCGACGCCGAACGAACCCGCAACGTACTGTCGGTTCGCACCGCGCTGTCCGAAGGCGTTTGACGAGTGTAATTCGGTCCACCCAGTGTCGGTACCGATACACGAATCGGCAGACAACCACACCGCCGCCTGTCTCCTGTATCCCGAGGACGGCACTCGGGAGGACGCAGTCGAGACCCACCGCGCGCGAAGCGGGGAGTATGAACAATGA
- a CDS encoding oligopeptide/dipeptide ABC transporter ATP-binding protein, translated as MSSETTSEFETTVATGQTLVEVNNLQTYYESSGLFSGNPVKAVDGVNFEIKKGETLGLVGESGCGKTTLGRTLVRLEKATGGEVKYKGTDITKLSGADLKNWRRNAQIVFQDPESSLNDRMTVGEIIREPLDVHEIGDPRERRDKVRNLLETVGLREEHYYRYPHQFSGGQRQRIGIARALALEPEFVVLDEPVSALDVSVQAKILNLLDDLQQEFGLTYLFIAHDLSVVRHICDRTAVMYLGHIMEIGDTEELFTDPANPYTLSLLSAIPDPNPTVERERITLRGTPPSPRDPPQGCPFSTRCPAKIRPPKYQDVDVDVWSGVELLREIVRERTRADKSIGERAREVLGMQTRFSNIEEINREVFGDLDVPAEIRTHLTEAEELVANGSEKEAAAYLRKEFGSICDGVVPENAQRANGDADIIKPEQLSVSESGRLSLCHRHNAEYEEPAEYLDEHIFAR; from the coding sequence ATGAGCAGTGAAACAACAAGCGAGTTCGAGACGACCGTCGCAACGGGCCAGACGCTGGTCGAGGTGAACAACTTACAGACCTACTACGAGAGCAGTGGGCTGTTCAGCGGCAACCCCGTAAAAGCCGTTGATGGCGTCAACTTCGAGATCAAGAAGGGCGAAACGCTCGGCCTCGTCGGCGAGTCTGGCTGTGGGAAGACCACGCTTGGCCGCACGCTCGTTCGCTTAGAGAAGGCGACCGGCGGCGAGGTCAAGTACAAGGGCACGGACATCACGAAGCTGTCCGGCGCCGACCTGAAAAACTGGCGGCGCAACGCCCAGATTGTCTTCCAAGACCCAGAGTCCAGCCTCAACGACCGCATGACGGTCGGGGAGATCATCCGCGAACCCCTCGACGTCCACGAGATTGGCGACCCACGCGAACGCCGCGACAAGGTGCGAAACCTGCTCGAAACCGTTGGCCTGCGCGAGGAGCACTACTACCGCTATCCCCACCAGTTCTCCGGGGGCCAGCGCCAGCGTATCGGGATTGCCCGTGCGCTCGCGCTCGAACCGGAGTTCGTCGTCTTAGACGAACCGGTGTCGGCACTCGACGTGTCCGTGCAGGCAAAAATCCTGAACCTGCTTGATGACTTACAACAAGAGTTCGGGCTGACATATCTGTTCATCGCCCACGACCTCTCTGTGGTGCGCCACATCTGTGACCGAACCGCCGTGATGTACCTCGGACACATCATGGAGATTGGCGACACAGAAGAGCTGTTCACCGACCCGGCGAACCCGTATACGCTCTCGTTGCTGTCTGCGATTCCAGACCCGAACCCGACGGTCGAGCGCGAGCGTATTACGCTTCGTGGGACGCCACCGAGTCCGCGCGACCCGCCACAGGGCTGTCCGTTCAGCACGCGCTGTCCGGCGAAGATTCGCCCGCCGAAGTACCAAGACGTAGACGTGGACGTGTGGAGTGGCGTTGAGTTACTCCGCGAAATCGTCCGTGAACGCACCCGCGCAGACAAGTCGATTGGCGAGCGTGCCCGCGAAGTGCTTGGCATGCAGACGCGCTTTTCGAACATCGAGGAGATCAACCGCGAGGTGTTTGGCGACCTCGATGTTCCGGCTGAGATTCGCACCCACCTCACCGAAGCCGAGGAACTCGTCGCGAATGGCAGCGAGAAAGAGGCTGCGGCCTACCTCCGCAAGGAGTTCGGCAGCATCTGTGACGGCGTCGTTCCCGAGAACGCACAGCGCGCAAACGGCGACGCAGACATCATCAAGCCCGAACAGCTTTCGGTGAGCGAGTCGGGTCGTCTGAGCCTCTGCCATCGCCACAACGCCGAGTACGAAGAGCCAGCTGAGTATCTCGACGAACACATCTTCGCTCGATGA
- a CDS encoding CBS domain-containing protein — protein MKVSDAMTPRDSLVTVELPGTRDDVLEYLQERKFSSVPVIKQTEDGEEFRGLVSREALIADPDEDQLALLVEEVPTTQADAEITDVAEVMIAEGARRVPVVDGQLEGIVTVTDVVRAIAAGDAPGEMEVGDLYEYRVNTVFSGAPLRVCERELSYADEAYGVVLDDEAEVAGIITEVDILNVARVVEGEDGTGDSIANEDDEWMWEGIKATGNRYLPTRNVELPSGPVSEFMSDDLKTIGRRRTAQDAAKLMRNEDIEQIPVMSGDELIGILRDMDLLVACLQ, from the coding sequence ATGAAAGTCTCTGATGCGATGACGCCGCGTGACTCGCTCGTGACGGTGGAGTTACCCGGCACGCGAGATGACGTGCTCGAATATCTCCAGGAGCGCAAATTTTCGTCGGTTCCGGTCATCAAACAGACCGAGGACGGCGAGGAGTTCCGCGGCCTCGTCTCGCGTGAAGCCCTGATTGCAGACCCGGACGAAGACCAGCTTGCACTGCTCGTCGAAGAAGTGCCGACGACGCAAGCAGACGCAGAAATCACCGACGTTGCAGAAGTGATGATCGCAGAGGGTGCCCGCCGCGTACCCGTCGTGGACGGACAGTTAGAGGGCATCGTCACCGTGACCGACGTGGTCCGCGCCATTGCCGCCGGTGACGCCCCCGGTGAGATGGAAGTCGGCGACCTCTACGAATACCGCGTCAACACCGTGTTTTCGGGTGCGCCACTGCGCGTCTGTGAGCGCGAACTGTCCTACGCTGACGAAGCCTACGGCGTCGTGTTAGACGACGAAGCCGAGGTTGCGGGCATCATCACCGAAGTCGATATCCTGAACGTCGCGCGCGTGGTTGAAGGCGAAGACGGCACGGGCGATTCCATCGCCAACGAGGACGACGAGTGGATGTGGGAGGGCATCAAGGCAACGGGCAACCGCTACCTGCCCACCCGCAACGTCGAACTGCCATCCGGCCCGGTCAGCGAGTTCATGAGCGACGACCTGAAAACGATTGGCCGACGGCGCACCGCACAGGACGCGGCGAAGCTGATGCGCAACGAAGACATCGAACAGATTCCGGTCATGAGCGGTGACGAACTCATCGGCATCCTCCGCGACATGGACCTCCTCGTCGCCTGTCTCCAATGA
- the glyS gene encoding glycine--tRNA ligase → MSADAERLSELAKRRGFYFPASGAYGGVAGFYVYGPQGAALKRNLEDTWRDQFVVKEGHEEIDAPTIMPEPVFEASGHLDGFDDMIVECPECGENHRADHLVEDNTDIEEAESYSPEEVADLIAEYDLECPACHAKLAGTAVSEFNLMFGTNIGPGSSSPGYLRPETAQGIFVEFPRLKAYARNTLPFGVAQIGTAYRNEISPRRGLIRVREFTQAELEHFIDPEEDEPPLHRVADVEVTLYPAAQQEADGQEYVTMTVGDAVEQGVIESPWVGYYLGVATGWYERIGVDMNRFRYRQHLAGERAHYASDCWDAEAELDGNWVEITGFAYRGDYDLSHHGAHSGEEFTIFKQYDEPKTVERAVVDPDMAYLGPEYGSAAGQIVEELEALAARDRSAFDGDEVTVEVDGEAYTIPVEKTGFAVEEQTESGEHITPHVVEPSFGVGRIVHTVLEHALTEDEVDGEERTFLKLVPELAPTNVAVFPLMDRDGMGEQAREIADTLRQYGLSAAYDDSGNIGRRYRRQDEIGTPFCVTVDYESLEDGTVTVRERDTTAQARVAIADLPELLLALRAGDRSFDDL, encoded by the coding sequence ATGAGCGCTGACGCAGAACGACTCTCGGAACTCGCAAAGCGCCGCGGCTTCTACTTCCCCGCCTCGGGTGCCTACGGCGGCGTCGCTGGGTTCTACGTCTACGGCCCGCAGGGTGCCGCGCTGAAGCGCAACCTCGAAGACACCTGGCGCGACCAGTTCGTCGTCAAAGAAGGTCACGAGGAAATCGACGCGCCGACCATCATGCCAGAACCGGTATTCGAAGCGTCCGGCCATCTCGACGGCTTCGACGACATGATCGTGGAGTGCCCGGAGTGTGGCGAAAACCACCGCGCAGACCACCTCGTCGAAGACAACACGGACATCGAAGAGGCAGAGAGCTACTCGCCCGAGGAGGTCGCAGACCTCATCGCGGAGTACGACCTCGAATGCCCAGCGTGTCACGCGAAACTCGCGGGTACCGCAGTCTCTGAGTTCAACCTCATGTTCGGCACGAACATCGGTCCCGGCTCGTCGTCGCCGGGCTACCTGCGCCCCGAGACGGCACAGGGTATCTTCGTGGAGTTCCCCCGCCTCAAAGCGTACGCTCGCAACACGCTCCCCTTTGGCGTTGCTCAGATTGGCACGGCCTACCGCAACGAGATTAGCCCCCGACGCGGCTTGATTCGCGTCCGTGAGTTCACGCAAGCCGAACTCGAACACTTCATCGACCCCGAAGAGGACGAACCGCCGCTCCACCGCGTCGCGGACGTGGAAGTGACGCTCTACCCGGCGGCCCAGCAGGAAGCAGACGGCCAGGAGTACGTCACTATGACCGTCGGCGATGCCGTCGAACAGGGCGTCATCGAGAGTCCGTGGGTCGGCTACTACCTTGGCGTCGCAACGGGCTGGTACGAGCGCATCGGCGTGGACATGAACCGATTCCGCTATCGCCAGCACCTCGCGGGCGAGCGCGCCCACTACGCGAGCGATTGCTGGGACGCAGAGGCCGAACTGGACGGCAACTGGGTCGAAATCACCGGCTTCGCCTACCGAGGCGACTACGACCTCTCGCACCACGGCGCGCACTCGGGCGAAGAGTTCACCATCTTCAAGCAGTACGACGAGCCAAAGACGGTCGAGCGCGCCGTTGTCGACCCTGATATGGCCTATCTCGGCCCCGAGTACGGTTCCGCGGCCGGGCAGATTGTCGAGGAACTCGAAGCTCTCGCCGCCCGCGACCGCAGCGCGTTCGACGGCGATGAGGTGACGGTCGAAGTCGATGGCGAGGCGTACACGATTCCTGTCGAGAAGACCGGCTTTGCGGTCGAAGAACAGACCGAATCGGGCGAGCACATCACGCCCCACGTCGTCGAACCGTCGTTCGGTGTCGGCCGCATCGTTCACACCGTGCTCGAACACGCGCTGACCGAGGACGAAGTCGATGGCGAGGAACGAACCTTCCTCAAACTCGTGCCCGAACTCGCGCCGACGAACGTCGCCGTCTTCCCGCTGATGGACCGCGACGGCATGGGCGAGCAGGCCAGAGAAATCGCAGACACGCTGCGTCAGTACGGCCTGTCCGCGGCCTACGACGACTCGGGCAACATCGGTCGCCGCTATCGCAGACAGGACGAAATCGGCACGCCATTTTGCGTGACCGTGGACTACGAATCGCTCGAAGACGGCACGGTGACCGTCCGTGAACGCGACACGACCGCCCAAGCCCGCGTCGCCATTGCCGACCTCCCTGAACTCCTCCTTGCGCTCCGCGCAGGCGACCGTTCGTTTGACGACCTCTGA
- a CDS encoding dolichol kinase — translation MDDEIERRLIHASGILAPLSYWLGVLTWQQLGYALIAGSVVVLFLEIVRLIIGLDWKIYDDLTREYEKDNLAGYALYVWGVTAVALVFEPQIAIPAMLMLSIGDPISGILGSGELRAAKQAYVLLAMFGVTLFIATWFVPFVVAVLGALAATIADGVKPIIAGYVIDDNLTIPLGSAVTMYLALTYLPSAVQNLSFLF, via the coding sequence ATGGACGACGAAATCGAACGCCGACTCATCCACGCCTCGGGCATTCTCGCCCCCCTTTCGTACTGGCTAGGCGTGCTCACATGGCAGCAGTTGGGCTACGCGCTCATCGCCGGGTCGGTGGTCGTGCTGTTTCTCGAAATCGTCCGCCTCATCATCGGCCTCGACTGGAAAATCTACGACGACCTGACCCGCGAATACGAGAAGGACAACCTCGCGGGCTACGCGCTCTACGTCTGGGGCGTCACCGCGGTTGCGCTCGTGTTCGAGCCACAGATTGCGATTCCCGCCATGTTGATGCTCTCGATTGGTGACCCAATCAGCGGGATTCTCGGCTCGGGCGAGTTGCGGGCTGCAAAGCAGGCGTACGTCCTGCTTGCGATGTTTGGCGTGACGTTGTTCATCGCGACGTGGTTCGTCCCGTTCGTCGTCGCCGTTCTCGGTGCGCTTGCGGCGACCATCGCAGACGGCGTCAAGCCCATCATCGCGGGCTACGTCATCGACGACAACCTCACGATTCCGCTCGGCTCTGCGGTGACGATGTACCTCGCGCTCACCTACCTGCCGAGTGCGGTGCAGAATCTGTCGTTCCTGTTCTAA